A single region of the Drosophila miranda strain MSH22 chromosome 2, D.miranda_PacBio2.1, whole genome shotgun sequence genome encodes:
- the LOC108155320 gene encoding golgin-84 isoform X7 yields MYEKTLTIGNAKVNNAYEWQIVSYNNKSTTTAKPKQNNHKTSKSSAKTATKTNATKIAASATATTTTPKETVKPSTQPLQNNQKYKYFGSAARRLAHQIKRAHRHLLTSGGNDKQPQQKPVAKRTPKTTTTAEGAAAGKQKQQPRNKRASNKQLLKSDKPKPKAGKHQRQQRGSSRQSRSDGALSGQSSRWCSIEAQLNVLDDLLYYCDEEAELYLAQLYERYQQLICDKSSNSEYESGSTDFWSDASDSEDNMSQQNSADDDALSSTSGTGSNSTHSLVPAALKRRGHQHHPRFSGTRRPNVPNVQEILAALYRGDSKGVLSNLRGEAQPEPEPENETPVEAPSTPISRSTLSLPLTDSVTNSLGSNSPTPTDESSIQDDSAATPVTGTTTATATPSGLPVPPNGKEKEAKTSSGKKKKRDRGEKSEKRERGEKSEKSDRGDKSEKSEKGEKSERKKKSSSSSSGKRERSKRHGHGAAGTSAMEASSDSLATDLSAGAIDEGIALGDDDDTQSAEWSKLRCTSEAAEIVAEREARRNKGRCADYPGLAFGRSIFSSDTMMKFNIIRNELHNIMNTQLKRAESEVAALNRRIQLLEEDLERSEERLGSATAKLSEASQAADESERIRKALENRTNMEDDKVALLENQLAQAKLIAEEADKKYEEVARKLVLMEGDLERSEEKVELSESKIVELEEELRVVGNNLKSLEVSEEKANQREEEYKNQIKTLNTRLKEAEARAEFAERSVQKLQKEVDRLEDDLVLEKERYKDIGDDLDTAFVELILKE; encoded by the exons ATGTACGAGAAAACATTAACAATAGGAAATGCAAAAGTTAATAATGCATATGAGTGGCAAATAGTGagttacaacaacaaaagcacaACAACAGCCAAACCAAAGCAAAACAATCACAAAACTAGCAAAAGCAGTGCAAAAACTGCAACCAAAAcaaatgcaacaaaaataGCAGCaagtgcaacagcaacaacaactacacCCAAAGAAACGGTTAAACCCTCCACACAACCACTACAAAATAACCAAAAGTACAAATACTTCGGCAGTGCGGCGCGCCGGCTGGCGCATCAAATAAAGCGGGCGCATCGGCATTTATTGACCAGCGGCGGCAACGACAAACAACCACAACAAAAGC CTGTTGCAAAAAGGAcaccaaaaacaacaacaacggcgGAGGGTGCAGCAGCtggaaaacagaaacagcagccgCGTAACAAACGCGCAAGCAACAAACAATTGTTAAAAAGTGATAAACCAAAGCCGAAAGCAGGCAAACACCAGCGTCAACAGcgtggcagcagcaggcagagTCGCAGTGACGGGGCACTATCGGGGCAGTCTTCGCGTTGGTGCTCCATCGAGGCGCAGCTGAATGTGCTGGACGATCTGCTCTATTACTGCGATGAGGAGGCCGAACTGTATTTAGCCCAGCTCTACGAAAGGTACCAGCAGCTCATCTGCGACAAGAGCTCCAACAGTGAGTACGAGTCGGGATCGACGGACTTTTGGAGCGACGCCTCTGACTCCGAAGACAATATGTCGCAGCAAAACAGTGCCGACGACGACGCCCTGTCCAGCACCAGCGGGAcgggcagcaacagcacccACAGCCTGGTTCCAGCCGCCCTGAAACGACGGGGCCATCAGCATCATCCCCGCTTCTCGGGCACACGGCGGCCCAATGTGCCCAATGTCCAGGAGATACTGGCCGCTCTCTATCGCGGCGACTCCAAGGGGGTGCTCTCCAATCTGCGCGGTGAGGCTCAACCAGAGCCAGAACCCGAGAACGAGACACCCGTGGAGGCGCCTTCCACGCCGATTAGCCGCAGCACCCTAAGTCTTCCACTCACCGATTCGGTGACCAATTCCCTGGGCAGCAACAGTCCCACGCCCACGGATGAGAGCAGCATTCAAGATGACAGTGCGGCCACACCCGTAACGGGAACcacaacagcaacggcaacgcCTTCAGGCCTTCCGGTGCCCCCCAACGggaaggagaaggaggccaAAACGTCCAGTGGCAAGAAAAAGAAGAGGGACAGAGGCGAAAAGTCCGAGAAGCGGGAAAGGGGCGAAAAGTCCGAGAAGAGTGATAGAGGCGACAAGTCGGAGAAGAGTGAAAAAGGTGAAAAGTCAGAGAGAAAGAAGAAGTCCTCCTCGTCATCGTCGGGCAAGCGCGAGCGCAGCAAGCGTCATGGACATGGAGCAGCCGGCACGAGTGCAATGGAGGCCAGCAGTGATAGCCTGGCCACCGATCTCAGTGCCggggccatcgacgagggcaTCGCACTGGGCGATGACGACGACACCCAGTCGGCCGAGTGGTCCAAATTGCGATGCACCAGCGAGGCGGCCGAGATTGTGGCGGAGCGCGAGGCACGTCGGAACAAGGGACGGTGTGCGGACTATCCGGGTCTGGCCTTTGGACGTTCCATCTTCAGTTCGGACACCATGATGAAGTTCAATATCATCCGGAACGAGCTGCACAACATCATGAATACACAACTAAAAAGG GCCGAATCTGAGGTTGCTGCTCTGAACCGTCGCATTCAGTTGCTCGAAGAAGACTTGGAGCGCTCTGAGGAGCGTCTGGGTTCCGCCACAGCCAAGCTGTCGGAAGCCTCTCAGGCCGCCGATGAGAGCGAACG GATACGAAAAGCGCTTGAGAATCGCACAAATATGGAAGATGACAAAGTGGCTCTCTTGGAGAACCAATTAGCACAAGCAAAATTAATTGCAGAAGAAGCCGATAAGAAATACGAAGAG GTTGCCAGAAAACTTGTGCTCATGGAAGGAGATCTGGAGCGTTCCGAGGAAAAAGTTGAGCTCAGCGAAAG CAAAATTGTGGAGCTTGAGGAAGAGCTGCGCGTGGTTGGTAACAACCTGAAGTCCCTGGAAGTCTCTGAGGAGAAG gCCAACCAACGCGAGGAAGAATACAAGAACCAAATCAAGACCCTGAACACTCGTCTAAAGGAG GCTGAGGCTCGCGCTGAGTTCGCTGAACGTTCCGTTCAGAAATTGCAGAAGGAAGTCGACAGGCTCGAAG ACGACCTTGTCCTGGAGAAGGAGCGCTACAAGGATATTGGAGACGATCTCGACACCGCCTTCGTCGAGCTCATCCTCAAGGAATAA
- the LOC108155320 gene encoding formin-binding protein 4 isoform X3 yields the protein MYEKTLTIGNAKVNNAYEWQIVSYNNKSTTTAKPKQNNHKTSKSSAKTATKTNATKIAASATATTTTPKETVKPSTQPLQNNQKYKYFGSAARRLAHQIKRAHRHLLTSGGNDKQPQQKPVAKRTPKTTTTAEGAAAGKQKQQPRNKRASNKQLLKSDKPKPKAGKHQRQQRGSSRQSRSDGALSGQSSRWCSIEAQLNVLDDLLYYCDEEAELYLAQLYERYQQLICDKSSNSEYESGSTDFWSDASDSEDNMSQQNSADDDALSSTSGTGSNSTHSLVPAALKRRGHQHHPRFSGTRRPNVPNVQEILAALYRGDSKGVLSNLRGEAQPEPEPENETPVEAPSTPISRSTLSLPLTDSVTNSLGSNSPTPTDESSIQDDSAATPVTGTTTATATPSGLPVPPNGKEKEAKTSSGKKKKRDRGEKSEKRERGEKSEKSDRGDKSEKSEKGEKSERKKKSSSSSSGKRERSKRHGHGAAGTSAMEASSDSLATDLSAGAIDEGIALGDDDDTQSAEWSKLRCTSEAAEIVAEREARRNKGRCADYPGLAFGRSIFSSDTMMKFNIIRNELHNIMNTQLKRAESEVAALNRRIQLLEEDLERSEERLGSATAKLSEASQAADESERIRKALENRTNMEDDKVALLENQLAQAKLIAEEADKKYEEVARKLVLMEGDLERSEEKVELSESKIVELEEELRVVGNNLKSLEVSEEKATQKEETFETQIKVLDHSLKEAEARAEFAERSVQKLQKEVDRLEDDMIVEKERYCLINDSLDEAFVDVIVGLEPFWNPRNPKPPTPELTEEDLARIAEAKAAAEAKAEAEAAEQAERVAAAVAAALAAGIDPATLVVEGAPGEPPVPIKIPTPPPKEPTPPPPPPPPFEYSIDLPPEGAEVPYVKNYEPPPPGSEPEPVPAAEGEAAAAAPPAEGEAPAAPAEGAAPPPADGAAPPAEGAAPAEGAAPAAEGAAPAAEAAPAAAEAAPAAEAAPAAEAAPAAEAAPAEAPPA from the exons ATGTACGAGAAAACATTAACAATAGGAAATGCAAAAGTTAATAATGCATATGAGTGGCAAATAGTGagttacaacaacaaaagcacaACAACAGCCAAACCAAAGCAAAACAATCACAAAACTAGCAAAAGCAGTGCAAAAACTGCAACCAAAAcaaatgcaacaaaaataGCAGCaagtgcaacagcaacaacaactacacCCAAAGAAACGGTTAAACCCTCCACACAACCACTACAAAATAACCAAAAGTACAAATACTTCGGCAGTGCGGCGCGCCGGCTGGCGCATCAAATAAAGCGGGCGCATCGGCATTTATTGACCAGCGGCGGCAACGACAAACAACCACAACAAAAGC CTGTTGCAAAAAGGAcaccaaaaacaacaacaacggcgGAGGGTGCAGCAGCtggaaaacagaaacagcagccgCGTAACAAACGCGCAAGCAACAAACAATTGTTAAAAAGTGATAAACCAAAGCCGAAAGCAGGCAAACACCAGCGTCAACAGcgtggcagcagcaggcagagTCGCAGTGACGGGGCACTATCGGGGCAGTCTTCGCGTTGGTGCTCCATCGAGGCGCAGCTGAATGTGCTGGACGATCTGCTCTATTACTGCGATGAGGAGGCCGAACTGTATTTAGCCCAGCTCTACGAAAGGTACCAGCAGCTCATCTGCGACAAGAGCTCCAACAGTGAGTACGAGTCGGGATCGACGGACTTTTGGAGCGACGCCTCTGACTCCGAAGACAATATGTCGCAGCAAAACAGTGCCGACGACGACGCCCTGTCCAGCACCAGCGGGAcgggcagcaacagcacccACAGCCTGGTTCCAGCCGCCCTGAAACGACGGGGCCATCAGCATCATCCCCGCTTCTCGGGCACACGGCGGCCCAATGTGCCCAATGTCCAGGAGATACTGGCCGCTCTCTATCGCGGCGACTCCAAGGGGGTGCTCTCCAATCTGCGCGGTGAGGCTCAACCAGAGCCAGAACCCGAGAACGAGACACCCGTGGAGGCGCCTTCCACGCCGATTAGCCGCAGCACCCTAAGTCTTCCACTCACCGATTCGGTGACCAATTCCCTGGGCAGCAACAGTCCCACGCCCACGGATGAGAGCAGCATTCAAGATGACAGTGCGGCCACACCCGTAACGGGAACcacaacagcaacggcaacgcCTTCAGGCCTTCCGGTGCCCCCCAACGggaaggagaaggaggccaAAACGTCCAGTGGCAAGAAAAAGAAGAGGGACAGAGGCGAAAAGTCCGAGAAGCGGGAAAGGGGCGAAAAGTCCGAGAAGAGTGATAGAGGCGACAAGTCGGAGAAGAGTGAAAAAGGTGAAAAGTCAGAGAGAAAGAAGAAGTCCTCCTCGTCATCGTCGGGCAAGCGCGAGCGCAGCAAGCGTCATGGACATGGAGCAGCCGGCACGAGTGCAATGGAGGCCAGCAGTGATAGCCTGGCCACCGATCTCAGTGCCggggccatcgacgagggcaTCGCACTGGGCGATGACGACGACACCCAGTCGGCCGAGTGGTCCAAATTGCGATGCACCAGCGAGGCGGCCGAGATTGTGGCGGAGCGCGAGGCACGTCGGAACAAGGGACGGTGTGCGGACTATCCGGGTCTGGCCTTTGGACGTTCCATCTTCAGTTCGGACACCATGATGAAGTTCAATATCATCCGGAACGAGCTGCACAACATCATGAATACACAACTAAAAAGG GCCGAATCTGAGGTTGCTGCTCTGAACCGTCGCATTCAGTTGCTCGAAGAAGACTTGGAGCGCTCTGAGGAGCGTCTGGGTTCCGCCACAGCCAAGCTGTCGGAAGCCTCTCAGGCCGCCGATGAGAGCGAACG GATACGAAAAGCGCTTGAGAATCGCACAAATATGGAAGATGACAAAGTGGCTCTCTTGGAGAACCAATTAGCACAAGCAAAATTAATTGCAGAAGAAGCCGATAAGAAATACGAAGAG GTTGCCAGAAAACTTGTGCTCATGGAAGGAGATCTGGAGCGTTCCGAGGAAAAAGTTGAGCTCAGCGAAAG CAAAATTGTGGAGCTTGAGGAAGAGCTGCGCGTGGTTGGTAACAACCTGAAGTCCCTGGAAGTCTCTGAGGAGAAG GCCACACAAAAAGAGGAGACCTTTGAAACGCAAATCAAGGTCTTGGATCATTCTCTGAAAGAG GCTGAGGCTCGCGCTGAGTTCGCTGAACGTTCCGTTCAGAAATTGCAGAAGGAAGTCGACAGGCTCGAAG ATGACATGATCGTTGAGAAAGAACGCTACTGCCTGATCAACGACAGCCTCGACGAAGCCTTCGTGGATGTGATTGTGGGCCTGGAGCCCTTCTGGAACCCGCGTAATCCCAAGCCGCCCACGCCCGAGCTCACCGAGGAGGATCTGGCCCGCATTGCCGAAGCGAAAGCAGCGGCGGAGGCCAAGGCCGAAGCCGAGGCCGCCGAGCAGGCCGAGCGTGTGGCTGCGGCAGTGGCTGCTGCCCTGGCTGCGGGCATCGATCCGGCGACCTTGGTCGTCGAGGGTGCACCCGGAGAGCCGCCCGTGCCCATCAAGATACCAACACCACCGCCCAAGGAGCCCACTcctccaccaccaccgccgccaccaTTCGAGTACTCGATCGATTTGCCCCCAGAGGGTGCCGAGGTCCCGTATGTCAAGAACTACGAGCCACCACCACCGGGATCGGAGCCAGAGCCCGTGCCAGCTGCCGAGGGAGaggctgccgccgctgccccGCCGGCCGAGGGAGAAGCGCCTGCCGCACCGGCTGAGGGTGCAGCCCCACCACCTGCCGATGGAGCAGCACCACCCGCTGAGGGTGCTGCCCCCGCCGAAGGAGCTGCTCCGGCGGCTGAGGGAGCTGCACCCGCTGCCGAGGctgcgcctgctgctgctgaggcTGCACCTGCCGCCGAAGCTGCACCCGCTGCCGAGGCTGCCCCTGCCGCCGAGGCTGCTCCCGCGGAAGCACCACCAGCCTAA
- the LOC108155320 gene encoding formin-binding protein 4 isoform X2 → MYEKTLTIGNAKVNNAYEWQIVSYNNKSTTTAKPKQNNHKTSKSSAKTATKTNATKIAASATATTTTPKETVKPSTQPLQNNQKYKYFGSAARRLAHQIKRAHRHLLTSGGNDKQPQQKPVAKRTPKTTTTAEGAAAGKQKQQPRNKRASNKQLLKSDKPKPKAGKHQRQQRGSSRQSRSDGALSGQSSRWCSIEAQLNVLDDLLYYCDEEAELYLAQLYERYQQLICDKSSNSEYESGSTDFWSDASDSEDNMSQQNSADDDALSSTSGTGSNSTHSLVPAALKRRGHQHHPRFSGTRRPNVPNVQEILAALYRGDSKGVLSNLRGEAQPEPEPENETPVEAPSTPISRSTLSLPLTDSVTNSLGSNSPTPTDESSIQDDSAATPVTGTTTATATPSGLPVPPNGKEKEAKTSSGKKKKRDRGEKSEKRERGEKSEKSDRGDKSEKSEKGEKSERKKKSSSSSSGKRERSKRHGHGAAGTSAMEASSDSLATDLSAGAIDEGIALGDDDDTQSAEWSKLRCTSEAAEIVAEREARRNKGRCADYPGLAFGRSIFSSDTMMKFNIIRNELHNIMNTQLKRAESEVAALNRRIQLLEEDLERSEERLGSATAKLSEASQAADESERARKILENRALADEERMDALENQLKEARFLAEEADKKYDEVARKLAMVEADLERAEERAEQGENKIVELEEELRVVGNNLKSLEVSEEKATQKEETFETQIKVLDHSLKEAEARAEFAERSVQKLQKEVDRLEDDMIVEKERYCLINDSLDEAFVDVIVGLEPFWNPRNPKPPTPELTEEDLARIAEAKAAAEAKAEAEAAEQAERVAAAVAAALAAGIDPATLVVEGAPGEPPVPIKIPTPPPKEPTPPPPPPPPFEYSIDLPPEGAEVPYVKNYEPPPPGSEPEPVPAAEGEAAAAAPPAEGEAPAAPAEGAAPPPADGAAPPAEGAAPAEGAAPAAEGAAPAAEAAPAAAEAAPAAEAAPAAEAAPAAEAAPAEAPPA, encoded by the exons ATGTACGAGAAAACATTAACAATAGGAAATGCAAAAGTTAATAATGCATATGAGTGGCAAATAGTGagttacaacaacaaaagcacaACAACAGCCAAACCAAAGCAAAACAATCACAAAACTAGCAAAAGCAGTGCAAAAACTGCAACCAAAAcaaatgcaacaaaaataGCAGCaagtgcaacagcaacaacaactacacCCAAAGAAACGGTTAAACCCTCCACACAACCACTACAAAATAACCAAAAGTACAAATACTTCGGCAGTGCGGCGCGCCGGCTGGCGCATCAAATAAAGCGGGCGCATCGGCATTTATTGACCAGCGGCGGCAACGACAAACAACCACAACAAAAGC CTGTTGCAAAAAGGAcaccaaaaacaacaacaacggcgGAGGGTGCAGCAGCtggaaaacagaaacagcagccgCGTAACAAACGCGCAAGCAACAAACAATTGTTAAAAAGTGATAAACCAAAGCCGAAAGCAGGCAAACACCAGCGTCAACAGcgtggcagcagcaggcagagTCGCAGTGACGGGGCACTATCGGGGCAGTCTTCGCGTTGGTGCTCCATCGAGGCGCAGCTGAATGTGCTGGACGATCTGCTCTATTACTGCGATGAGGAGGCCGAACTGTATTTAGCCCAGCTCTACGAAAGGTACCAGCAGCTCATCTGCGACAAGAGCTCCAACAGTGAGTACGAGTCGGGATCGACGGACTTTTGGAGCGACGCCTCTGACTCCGAAGACAATATGTCGCAGCAAAACAGTGCCGACGACGACGCCCTGTCCAGCACCAGCGGGAcgggcagcaacagcacccACAGCCTGGTTCCAGCCGCCCTGAAACGACGGGGCCATCAGCATCATCCCCGCTTCTCGGGCACACGGCGGCCCAATGTGCCCAATGTCCAGGAGATACTGGCCGCTCTCTATCGCGGCGACTCCAAGGGGGTGCTCTCCAATCTGCGCGGTGAGGCTCAACCAGAGCCAGAACCCGAGAACGAGACACCCGTGGAGGCGCCTTCCACGCCGATTAGCCGCAGCACCCTAAGTCTTCCACTCACCGATTCGGTGACCAATTCCCTGGGCAGCAACAGTCCCACGCCCACGGATGAGAGCAGCATTCAAGATGACAGTGCGGCCACACCCGTAACGGGAACcacaacagcaacggcaacgcCTTCAGGCCTTCCGGTGCCCCCCAACGggaaggagaaggaggccaAAACGTCCAGTGGCAAGAAAAAGAAGAGGGACAGAGGCGAAAAGTCCGAGAAGCGGGAAAGGGGCGAAAAGTCCGAGAAGAGTGATAGAGGCGACAAGTCGGAGAAGAGTGAAAAAGGTGAAAAGTCAGAGAGAAAGAAGAAGTCCTCCTCGTCATCGTCGGGCAAGCGCGAGCGCAGCAAGCGTCATGGACATGGAGCAGCCGGCACGAGTGCAATGGAGGCCAGCAGTGATAGCCTGGCCACCGATCTCAGTGCCggggccatcgacgagggcaTCGCACTGGGCGATGACGACGACACCCAGTCGGCCGAGTGGTCCAAATTGCGATGCACCAGCGAGGCGGCCGAGATTGTGGCGGAGCGCGAGGCACGTCGGAACAAGGGACGGTGTGCGGACTATCCGGGTCTGGCCTTTGGACGTTCCATCTTCAGTTCGGACACCATGATGAAGTTCAATATCATCCGGAACGAGCTGCACAACATCATGAATACACAACTAAAAAGG GCCGAATCTGAGGTTGCTGCTCTGAACCGTCGCATTCAGTTGCTCGAAGAAGACTTGGAGCGCTCTGAGGAGCGTCTGGGTTCCGCCACAGCCAAGCTGTCGGAAGCCTCTCAGGCCGCCGATGAGAGCGAACG tgcTCGCaagattcttgagaatcgcgCCCTTGCCGATGAAGAACGCATGGACGCTCTCGAGAATCAGCTGAAGGAAGCGCGTTTCCTTGCTGAGGAGGCTGACAAGAAATACGATGAG GTTGCCCGTAAATTGGCGATGGTTGAAGCTGATTTGGAGCGTGCCGAAGAACGTGCCGAACAGGGTGAAAA CAAAATTGTGGAGCTTGAGGAAGAGCTGCGCGTGGTTGGTAACAACCTGAAGTCCCTGGAAGTCTCTGAGGAGAAG GCCACACAAAAAGAGGAGACCTTTGAAACGCAAATCAAGGTCTTGGATCATTCTCTGAAAGAG GCTGAGGCTCGCGCTGAGTTCGCTGAACGTTCCGTTCAGAAATTGCAGAAGGAAGTCGACAGGCTCGAAG ATGACATGATCGTTGAGAAAGAACGCTACTGCCTGATCAACGACAGCCTCGACGAAGCCTTCGTGGATGTGATTGTGGGCCTGGAGCCCTTCTGGAACCCGCGTAATCCCAAGCCGCCCACGCCCGAGCTCACCGAGGAGGATCTGGCCCGCATTGCCGAAGCGAAAGCAGCGGCGGAGGCCAAGGCCGAAGCCGAGGCCGCCGAGCAGGCCGAGCGTGTGGCTGCGGCAGTGGCTGCTGCCCTGGCTGCGGGCATCGATCCGGCGACCTTGGTCGTCGAGGGTGCACCCGGAGAGCCGCCCGTGCCCATCAAGATACCAACACCACCGCCCAAGGAGCCCACTcctccaccaccaccgccgccaccaTTCGAGTACTCGATCGATTTGCCCCCAGAGGGTGCCGAGGTCCCGTATGTCAAGAACTACGAGCCACCACCACCGGGATCGGAGCCAGAGCCCGTGCCAGCTGCCGAGGGAGaggctgccgccgctgccccGCCGGCCGAGGGAGAAGCGCCTGCCGCACCGGCTGAGGGTGCAGCCCCACCACCTGCCGATGGAGCAGCACCACCCGCTGAGGGTGCTGCCCCCGCCGAAGGAGCTGCTCCGGCGGCTGAGGGAGCTGCACCCGCTGCCGAGGctgcgcctgctgctgctgaggcTGCACCTGCCGCCGAAGCTGCACCCGCTGCCGAGGCTGCCCCTGCCGCCGAGGCTGCTCCCGCGGAAGCACCACCAGCCTAA
- the LOC108155320 gene encoding golgin-84 isoform X9: MYEKTLTIGNAKVNNAYEWQIVSYNNKSTTTAKPKQNNHKTSKSSAKTATKTNATKIAASATATTTTPKETVKPSTQPLQNNQKYKYFGSAARRLAHQIKRAHRHLLTSGGNDKQPQQKPVAKRTPKTTTTAEGAAAGKQKQQPRNKRASNKQLLKSDKPKPKAGKHQRQQRGSSRQSRSDGALSGQSSRWCSIEAQLNVLDDLLYYCDEEAELYLAQLYERYQQLICDKSSNSEYESGSTDFWSDASDSEDNMSQQNSADDDALSSTSGTGSNSTHSLVPAALKRRGHQHHPRFSGTRRPNVPNVQEILAALYRGDSKGVLSNLRGEAQPEPEPENETPVEAPSTPISRSTLSLPLTDSVTNSLGSNSPTPTDESSIQDDSAATPVTGTTTATATPSGLPVPPNGKEKEAKTSSGKKKKRDRGEKSEKRERGEKSEKSDRGDKSEKSEKGEKSERKKKSSSSSSGKRERSKRHGHGAAGTSAMEASSDSLATDLSAGAIDEGIALGDDDDTQSAEWSKLRCTSEAAEIVAEREARRNKGRCADYPGLAFGRSIFSSDTMMKFNIIRNELHNIMNTQLKRAESEVAALNRRIQLLEEDLERSEERLGSATAKLSEASQAADESERARKILENRALADEERMDALENQLKEARFLAEEADKKYDEVARKLAMVEADLERAEERAEQGENKIVELEEELRVVGNNLKSLEVSEEKANQREEEYKNQIKTLNTRLKEAEARAEFAERSVQKLQKEVDRLEDDLLNERGKNKLLQEEMENTLHDIQNM, translated from the exons ATGTACGAGAAAACATTAACAATAGGAAATGCAAAAGTTAATAATGCATATGAGTGGCAAATAGTGagttacaacaacaaaagcacaACAACAGCCAAACCAAAGCAAAACAATCACAAAACTAGCAAAAGCAGTGCAAAAACTGCAACCAAAAcaaatgcaacaaaaataGCAGCaagtgcaacagcaacaacaactacacCCAAAGAAACGGTTAAACCCTCCACACAACCACTACAAAATAACCAAAAGTACAAATACTTCGGCAGTGCGGCGCGCCGGCTGGCGCATCAAATAAAGCGGGCGCATCGGCATTTATTGACCAGCGGCGGCAACGACAAACAACCACAACAAAAGC CTGTTGCAAAAAGGAcaccaaaaacaacaacaacggcgGAGGGTGCAGCAGCtggaaaacagaaacagcagccgCGTAACAAACGCGCAAGCAACAAACAATTGTTAAAAAGTGATAAACCAAAGCCGAAAGCAGGCAAACACCAGCGTCAACAGcgtggcagcagcaggcagagTCGCAGTGACGGGGCACTATCGGGGCAGTCTTCGCGTTGGTGCTCCATCGAGGCGCAGCTGAATGTGCTGGACGATCTGCTCTATTACTGCGATGAGGAGGCCGAACTGTATTTAGCCCAGCTCTACGAAAGGTACCAGCAGCTCATCTGCGACAAGAGCTCCAACAGTGAGTACGAGTCGGGATCGACGGACTTTTGGAGCGACGCCTCTGACTCCGAAGACAATATGTCGCAGCAAAACAGTGCCGACGACGACGCCCTGTCCAGCACCAGCGGGAcgggcagcaacagcacccACAGCCTGGTTCCAGCCGCCCTGAAACGACGGGGCCATCAGCATCATCCCCGCTTCTCGGGCACACGGCGGCCCAATGTGCCCAATGTCCAGGAGATACTGGCCGCTCTCTATCGCGGCGACTCCAAGGGGGTGCTCTCCAATCTGCGCGGTGAGGCTCAACCAGAGCCAGAACCCGAGAACGAGACACCCGTGGAGGCGCCTTCCACGCCGATTAGCCGCAGCACCCTAAGTCTTCCACTCACCGATTCGGTGACCAATTCCCTGGGCAGCAACAGTCCCACGCCCACGGATGAGAGCAGCATTCAAGATGACAGTGCGGCCACACCCGTAACGGGAACcacaacagcaacggcaacgcCTTCAGGCCTTCCGGTGCCCCCCAACGggaaggagaaggaggccaAAACGTCCAGTGGCAAGAAAAAGAAGAGGGACAGAGGCGAAAAGTCCGAGAAGCGGGAAAGGGGCGAAAAGTCCGAGAAGAGTGATAGAGGCGACAAGTCGGAGAAGAGTGAAAAAGGTGAAAAGTCAGAGAGAAAGAAGAAGTCCTCCTCGTCATCGTCGGGCAAGCGCGAGCGCAGCAAGCGTCATGGACATGGAGCAGCCGGCACGAGTGCAATGGAGGCCAGCAGTGATAGCCTGGCCACCGATCTCAGTGCCggggccatcgacgagggcaTCGCACTGGGCGATGACGACGACACCCAGTCGGCCGAGTGGTCCAAATTGCGATGCACCAGCGAGGCGGCCGAGATTGTGGCGGAGCGCGAGGCACGTCGGAACAAGGGACGGTGTGCGGACTATCCGGGTCTGGCCTTTGGACGTTCCATCTTCAGTTCGGACACCATGATGAAGTTCAATATCATCCGGAACGAGCTGCACAACATCATGAATACACAACTAAAAAGG GCCGAATCTGAGGTTGCTGCTCTGAACCGTCGCATTCAGTTGCTCGAAGAAGACTTGGAGCGCTCTGAGGAGCGTCTGGGTTCCGCCACAGCCAAGCTGTCGGAAGCCTCTCAGGCCGCCGATGAGAGCGAACG tgcTCGCaagattcttgagaatcgcgCCCTTGCCGATGAAGAACGCATGGACGCTCTCGAGAATCAGCTGAAGGAAGCGCGTTTCCTTGCTGAGGAGGCTGACAAGAAATACGATGAG GTTGCCCGTAAATTGGCGATGGTTGAAGCTGATTTGGAGCGTGCCGAAGAACGTGCCGAACAGGGTGAAAA CAAAATTGTGGAGCTTGAGGAAGAGCTGCGCGTGGTTGGTAACAACCTGAAGTCCCTGGAAGTCTCTGAGGAGAAG gCCAACCAACGCGAGGAAGAATACAAGAACCAAATCAAGACCCTGAACACTCGTCTAAAGGAG GCTGAGGCTCGCGCTGAGTTCGCTGAACGTTCCGTTCAGAAATTGCAGAAGGAAGTCGACAGGCTCGAAG ATGACTTGCTGAATGAGCGCGGAAAGAACAAACTGCTGCAGGAGGAAATGGAGAACACTTTACATGACATACAGAACATGTAA